One window from the genome of Vibrio vulnificus NBRC 15645 = ATCC 27562 encodes:
- a CDS encoding chemotaxis protein CheA, with product MSYDLDEDILQDFLIEAGEILELLSEQLVELENNPEDRDLLNAIFRGFHTVKGGAGFLSLTELVETCHGAENVFDVLRNGQRSVSPSLMDTMLRSLDTVNHQFKAVQDREPLEAADPELLDELHRLCRPESEDEVAAPVAEEVVVAEPEPEIIPEPVAEAPAPASSAISSVDEITQDEFEKLLDELHGKGAAPSAQAAAPAAPTPPPVSASVDSGDITDDEFEKLLDELHGAGKSPSASDFQAAPPPEPAKPAAKAPSAGDSDLMTDEEFEKLLDELHGSGKGPTLEELDFATKPASANVAPAPEPAKPAAPVASKPAAAPAPARAEVKAPAVQEAKAPATQQAAKKPQAEATVRVDTSTLDTIMNMVGELVLVRNRLLSLGLNSNDEEMAKAVANLDVVTADLQGAVMKTRMQPIKKVFGRFPRVVRDLARNLQKDIVLEMRGEETDLDKNLVEALADPLIHLVRNSVDHGIEMPDDRAKAGKSRTGKVILSASQEGDHIELAIIDDGGGMDPDKLRGIAVKRGMMDEDAAGRLSDKECFNLIFAPGFSSKEKISDISGRGVGMDVVKTAINTLNGSIDIDSELGKGTKITIKVPLTLAILPTLMVGVAGHPFALPLASVNEIFHLDLSRTNVVDGQLTIIVREKAIPLFYLQNWLAPKSGKAQLRKGHGHVVIVQIGSQRVGFVVDTLIGQEEVVIKPLDNLLQGTPGMAGATITSDGHIALILDVPDLLKQYAAASRL from the coding sequence ATGAGCTACGATTTAGACGAAGATATCCTTCAGGACTTTCTAATAGAAGCCGGGGAAATTCTGGAACTGCTTTCTGAGCAGTTAGTAGAATTGGAAAATAACCCAGAAGACAGGGATCTTCTCAATGCTATTTTCCGTGGATTCCATACCGTTAAAGGTGGCGCTGGATTTTTGTCGCTCACCGAGTTGGTTGAAACTTGTCATGGTGCGGAAAACGTGTTCGACGTATTGCGCAATGGCCAACGTTCCGTTTCTCCAAGCCTAATGGATACAATGCTGCGTTCCTTAGACACGGTAAACCATCAGTTTAAAGCGGTTCAAGATCGAGAGCCTCTCGAAGCTGCGGATCCTGAATTGCTCGACGAGCTGCATCGTTTGTGCCGCCCTGAATCGGAAGATGAAGTGGCTGCCCCAGTCGCAGAAGAAGTCGTTGTAGCAGAGCCTGAACCTGAAATTATTCCAGAACCTGTAGCCGAAGCGCCTGCGCCAGCCAGCTCCGCGATTTCTTCAGTGGATGAAATCACTCAAGATGAGTTTGAAAAACTGCTTGATGAGCTGCATGGTAAAGGGGCTGCACCGAGTGCACAAGCAGCTGCGCCAGCAGCACCGACGCCACCACCAGTGAGCGCATCGGTAGATAGCGGTGACATCACGGACGACGAATTTGAAAAACTGTTAGACGAATTACACGGTGCGGGCAAAAGCCCATCGGCGTCTGACTTCCAAGCAGCGCCACCGCCAGAGCCAGCTAAACCAGCGGCAAAAGCACCAAGTGCTGGTGATAGCGACTTGATGACCGACGAAGAGTTCGAAAAGCTATTGGACGAGCTGCATGGTTCAGGCAAAGGTCCGACCCTTGAGGAGTTGGATTTCGCAACCAAGCCTGCATCAGCAAATGTGGCTCCTGCGCCAGAGCCAGCGAAACCAGCAGCACCAGTTGCGTCGAAGCCAGCGGCGGCGCCTGCACCAGCTCGCGCAGAAGTAAAAGCACCGGCGGTACAAGAAGCGAAAGCCCCAGCGACGCAACAAGCAGCGAAGAAACCACAGGCAGAAGCGACGGTGCGTGTTGATACGTCGACGCTGGATACCATTATGAACATGGTTGGTGAGCTTGTACTGGTTCGAAATCGTCTTTTGAGTCTCGGTCTGAACAGTAACGATGAAGAGATGGCGAAAGCGGTAGCTAACCTAGATGTGGTGACTGCGGACCTGCAAGGCGCAGTAATGAAAACGCGCATGCAGCCAATTAAGAAAGTTTTTGGCCGTTTCCCTCGCGTTGTTCGTGACTTGGCGCGTAACCTACAAAAAGACATCGTGCTGGAAATGCGCGGTGAAGAAACGGATCTCGATAAAAACCTTGTTGAGGCGCTTGCGGATCCTTTGATCCACTTGGTGCGTAACTCGGTTGACCATGGTATTGAGATGCCCGATGACCGTGCGAAAGCAGGTAAGTCTCGCACGGGTAAAGTCATCCTCTCTGCATCTCAAGAGGGCGACCATATTGAGCTAGCGATCATCGATGATGGCGGCGGTATGGACCCAGATAAACTTCGTGGCATCGCAGTGAAACGCGGCATGATGGATGAAGATGCTGCTGGCCGTTTGTCCGACAAAGAATGTTTCAACTTGATCTTTGCACCAGGATTCTCCAGTAAAGAGAAAATTTCAGACATTTCTGGACGTGGTGTAGGTATGGACGTGGTGAAAACCGCGATCAATACCCTAAATGGTTCGATTGATATCGATTCAGAATTGGGCAAAGGAACCAAGATCACCATCAAAGTTCCGTTGACCTTGGCGATTCTACCAACACTTATGGTTGGTGTGGCTGGCCATCCGTTTGCGTTGCCATTGGCTTCTGTGAATGAAATCTTCCATTTAGATCTTAGCCGTACCAACGTTGTTGATGGTCAGTTAACCATCATCGTACGTGAAAAAGCGATTCCGCTGTTCTATCTACAAAACTGGCTCGCACCGAAGTCTGGTAAAGCGCAACTGCGTAAAGGACATGGTCACGTCGTTATCGTACAAATCGGTAGTCAACGCGTCGGTTTTGTTGTGGATACCTTGATTGGTCAAGAAGAAGTGGTTATCAAGCCATTAGACAACTTACTGCAAGGTACACCGGGTATGGCGGGTGCAACGATCACCAGTGATGGGCATATTGCTCTGATTCTGGATGTTCCTGATTTGCTAAAACAGTACGCAGCGGCATCGCGTCTGTAA
- a CDS encoding protein phosphatase CheZ yields MISLEQAKSLVELLEQGEQAAADELVASIYEEKGNPMLQEIGSLTRDLHTSLKNFSLDQRMTEITNDEIPDARDRLQYVIEKTELAANKTMDAVELCLPIADNLHECLLQVRPQWNELMHGRIELSEFKALCHRIEDLLVQVEGDSTELRGQLTEILMAQDFQDLTGQIIRRVITLVNEVEGRLVDILTVFAGNKPPKDKTQETQNLAEKEKSGSEPEGPILHPELREDAVASQDEVDDLLSSLGF; encoded by the coding sequence ATGATCTCATTAGAGCAAGCAAAGTCTCTAGTTGAATTACTGGAACAGGGAGAGCAGGCAGCCGCCGATGAGCTGGTTGCGTCGATCTATGAGGAAAAAGGCAATCCAATGCTGCAAGAGATTGGTTCGCTTACTCGAGATCTACACACTTCTCTGAAGAATTTCAGCTTAGATCAACGGATGACAGAAATTACAAACGATGAAATCCCAGATGCAAGGGATCGCCTTCAATATGTCATCGAAAAAACCGAACTCGCAGCAAACAAGACCATGGATGCTGTCGAGCTCTGTCTCCCAATAGCCGATAATCTTCACGAATGCTTGCTACAAGTCCGTCCTCAGTGGAATGAACTGATGCACGGTCGCATCGAATTGAGTGAATTCAAGGCCCTTTGCCATCGTATCGAAGATCTTTTAGTTCAAGTCGAAGGCGATAGCACAGAATTACGCGGCCAGTTAACAGAAATTTTGATGGCACAAGATTTCCAAGACTTAACTGGGCAGATTATCCGTCGTGTCATCACTCTCGTAAACGAAGTGGAAGGGCGATTGGTTGATATCCTAACGGTGTTTGCTGGAAATAAACCGCCGAAGGACAAAACTCAAGAAACACAGAATCTTGCCGAAAAAGAAAAAAGTGGCAGCGAGCCAGAGGGTCCGATTTTGCACCCCGAGTTGCGTGAAGACGCAGTTGCATCGCAGGATGAAGTCGATGATTTGTTATCCAGTCTTGGATTTTAA
- the cheY gene encoding chemotaxis response regulator CheY has translation MKILIVDDFSTMRRIVKNLLRDLGFNNTQEADDGLTALPMLKKGDFDFVVTDWNMPGMQGIDLLKNIRADAELKHLPVLMITAEAKREQIIEAAQAGVNGYIVKPFTAATLKEKLDKIFERL, from the coding sequence ATGAAGATCCTTATTGTTGACGATTTCTCAACAATGCGCCGTATTGTAAAGAACCTGCTTCGTGATTTGGGTTTCAATAACACTCAAGAAGCTGATGATGGTCTGACAGCGTTACCTATGCTGAAAAAAGGTGATTTCGATTTCGTCGTTACGGATTGGAATATGCCTGGCATGCAGGGTATCGATCTGCTGAAAAACATTCGCGCAGACGCTGAGCTGAAGCATCTACCAGTGCTGATGATCACCGCAGAAGCGAAGCGTGAGCAAATCATCGAAGCGGCTCAAGCAGGCGTTAATGGTTACATTGTTAAGCCATTCACCGCAGCAACCCTGAAAGAAAAACTAGATAAAATTTTTGAACGTTTATAA